The genome window TTCCGAAGTAAATAAAGAATGCTTGGACAATTAATGGTGTTCCTCGGAAAATATCAATGTATATACCAGCAATTGTTCGTAAAACTTTACTTTTTGCAATACGTAATAGTCCAAAGATAATTCCTAGTACAGTTGCAATTAATAGAGAAACGACTGTTAAGATAAGTGTCATTTTTAAACCAGATAATAAGCTTGGGAAGCTCTCTTTTAATAAACCAAAAAAGCCACTCTTAGCTTCTTCATCTGATCCAGTTTCTAAGTATTTATCTAATATTTCTTGATATTCTCCAGATGCCTTTAGATTGGCTAATCCAGTGTTGAACATTTCAAGAAGCTCTGTATTTTGTCCTTTGGAAACAGCGAATCCATAAGAGGCTCCTGCTTCTTTATCTGTTACACTTTTTAAGCCATTTCCTTGCTTGATTCCATATGCTAATACTGGATAATCATCAAATACAGCCACGGAATTTCCAGTTCTTACTTCCTCGTACATATTAGCAGAATCATCGAATGTTACGATGGAAAAACCATATTTGTCTTTGATGCTTTCTGCAAAGCTTGCACCCTCTGTTCCTGTTTTAACAGCAACCTTTTGACCTTTCAAGTCTTTATAGGAGGAGACTTTATCATTATCGCTGTCGACGGCCATAATGATACCAGAATCAAAATAGGGTTCCGAGAAATCAAATTTCATTTGTCGTTCTTCTGTTATGCTCATCCCGGCAATAACAGCATCCACTTGTTTTGATTCAAGTGCTTGAACAGCTGCGTTAAATCCAAGTGGCTTCATTTCATATTTGAAACCTTGATCTTTCGCAATAGCAGCCATTAAATCCATATCGATTCCGACGAAGTCGCCATTTACATCCTGAAATTCAAATGGTGCAAATGTAATATCTGTTGCAATCTGATATACTTTCTCCTTTGCTTCTGCTTTTGATATAGGAGAAATAATATTCAGCATAGTTAAGATAACTACGAAGAATAAAACTAATTTAGACATCCTTTTCTTTTCTTTCATTCGTGCAACTCCTTTTCGTTTTTCTTAAGGTTATAAAGTTCTGGTATAACATGTTAGATTACCTAACAAAACATAATTAAAATAATACTAAACAATTTTGATCTTGTACAGATAGGAATATTAAGAGAAAATTTACCAATTATTTTTAAGACGCTGGATTCCTTAAGGGCAAGTATGTTATACTACAGTTACTTATAACGAAAGGGATGATGGGTGAACGATGAAGAACTAATCTTATTTTTCCAAAATTTGAATGAAATACATTTCAAATGGAACAAAAAATAGGATTAGTCTGCCCATTTCCATAAATCGCTTTTTCAAGCATATCTCTAATGGTATGTGCACAATGATTGGTCGATATGCACGCTTTTTGTATATCGGTTATGTATGGTGTGAATGAGCAAATAATTAGGTACGGCTAATCCTTCCAGAGAAAATTTGGGAGGATTTTTTTCTCCCTTCTGAAAGGGATTGATAATATGAAAGAACTCTTAAAGTTAATCAATATCGGATATGAAGTGCTCGATACAACTATTTTTACAAATATAAATGCAAGTGTACAGCAAGGAGAAGTTATTGGGATTATTGGCAAAAATGGTGCAGGCAAATCGACTTTACTGCAGTTAATAAATAAAGAAATTGTCCCTACAGATGGACATATTAAGTGGGTAAAGGAAGACTTATCGGTTAAAATGGTTGAACAGGAGACCGAAAATTATGACTTAGAGAAAGAAACTTTTTTGGAATCGAAGCTATTAGAGAAATGGCAGGTGCCGACAAAGGACTTCCGAGTAATGAGTGGCGGGGAAAAATTAAAAGCACGTCTTGGTAAAGGCTTTGCCCATGATGCTGATTTATTGCTATTAGATGAACCAACCAACCACTTAGATGAACAAAGTATGGCACTGCTTCATGAACTAATAACAGCATATAAAGGAACCATTATTATCGTTTCTCATGACCGCTATTTCTTGGATAAAGTTACGACGAAAATCTGGTCGCTTGAAAATAAACAGCTTATCGAACATAAAGGGAATTATACAAGCTATATGGAGGCACGCGAGCAAAAGAGATTAACCCAGCAGCGGGAGTATGATAAACAGCAGAAGAAGATTAAACAAGTGGAAGGACAAATGAAGGAGCTCACCTCTTGGTCTCAGAAAGCACATGCCCAATCAACAAAACAAGAATTCCCAAAAGAATATTATCGCACAAAGGCCAAACGAATGGATGCTCAAGTCAAATCAAAGCAAAAACGTTTAGAAAAAGAGCTGGAAAAAAATAAAGTGGAACGTTTAGACGAAGAGTATACGGTAGCTTTTTCGATTGAAGCGAATAAAAAGAAGGGGAAACGCTTTTTGGAAATTAAAGATTTATCCAAAGCATTTGACTCTAAAATGTTGTTTGAAAAGGTGAATATAACGATTCAGCATGGGGAAAAGGTTGCGATTATGGGACCTAACGGAAGTGGGAAAACAACCTTATTAAACATTATTTTAGGAAAAGAAAAGGCCAATGGAGAAGTCTGGATTTCACCGACAGCCACTATCGGCTATCTAACACAGGAAGTATTCGATCTTCCTTTAGAGGAAACACCAGAACAGCTATTCTTTAAAGAAACATTTAAAGAAAGAGGAAAAGTACAAACACTGATGAAACATTTAGGGTTTATGGCGTCTCAATGGAAGGAACCAATAAAAAGTATGAGCATGGGAGAACGGGTAAAATGCAAATTAATGGCTTATATTTTAGAAGAAAAAGATGTGCTCATACTCGATGAACCAACCAACCATCTTGATTTACCTTCCCGAGAGCAATTAGAAAAAACGCTATCCCAGTATAATGGAACACTTATTATTGTTTCCCATGACCGTTATTTCCTAGAGCAAACAACGTCAAGTAAGCTAATCATAGGTAATGGAACGGTTCAAAGGCAATGGACAGAGTCTCCAAAACGGGATAGAGATAATAAAGAAGAATTACGGCTAAAACTGGAGACAGAAAGACAAGAAGTGTTAGGAAAATTAAGCTTTATGACACCAAAGGATAAGGAATATGCGGAATTAGATAGAAAGTTTCTGGAATTAACGAAGCAAATGAAGGAGCTATAGGGGGTTATTCCCCTTTTAATTTGTAAAATAATTAATTATTCCAGCTATTGCTAATGAGACTACACCAATTAGAAAGGCTATCATGGATATTTTTATGTTTAATGCGCGATCTTCTTTTGTTTCTGTGAAATGGTGGTTTCTGTGCTGCCTGCCATCTGGCCACGCTCCGATCATTGTCACCGCGATGAAGATCGAGATGATACCGATGATGAAAAAAAACACAAACATAGATATTCCTCCTTTTTAAACAAGAAGTAATTTTCTTGTTTAAAATATACGTTTGATCCAACTTGAAAGTTACAGAAATATAAGATTATTTA of Niallia circulans contains these proteins:
- a CDS encoding amino acid ABC transporter substrate-binding protein/permease, which translates into the protein MLNIISPISKAEAKEKVYQIATDITFAPFEFQDVNGDFVGIDMDLMAAIAKDQGFKYEMKPLGFNAAVQALESKQVDAVIAGMSITEERQMKFDFSEPYFDSGIIMAVDSDNDKVSSYKDLKGQKVAVKTGTEGASFAESIKDKYGFSIVTFDDSANMYEEVRTGNSVAVFDDYPVLAYGIKQGNGLKSVTDKEAGASYGFAVSKGQNTELLEMFNTGLANLKASGEYQEILDKYLETGSDEEAKSGFFGLLKESFPSLLSGLKMTLILTVVSLLIATVLGIIFGLLRIAKSKVLRTIAGIYIDIFRGTPLIVQAFFIYFGIPAALDFRITAVAAGLITLSLNAGAYMAEIVRGGIQSVDKGQMEAARSLGLPYGKAMRKVVLPQAIQLMIPAFINQFVITLKDTSILSIIGINELTQSGKIIIARNLESFQMWLIVGIMYFIVIMILTKVSNRLERRIKNGQA
- the abc-f gene encoding ribosomal protection-like ABC-F family protein; translation: MKELLKLINIGYEVLDTTIFTNINASVQQGEVIGIIGKNGAGKSTLLQLINKEIVPTDGHIKWVKEDLSVKMVEQETENYDLEKETFLESKLLEKWQVPTKDFRVMSGGEKLKARLGKGFAHDADLLLLDEPTNHLDEQSMALLHELITAYKGTIIIVSHDRYFLDKVTTKIWSLENKQLIEHKGNYTSYMEAREQKRLTQQREYDKQQKKIKQVEGQMKELTSWSQKAHAQSTKQEFPKEYYRTKAKRMDAQVKSKQKRLEKELEKNKVERLDEEYTVAFSIEANKKKGKRFLEIKDLSKAFDSKMLFEKVNITIQHGEKVAIMGPNGSGKTTLLNIILGKEKANGEVWISPTATIGYLTQEVFDLPLEETPEQLFFKETFKERGKVQTLMKHLGFMASQWKEPIKSMSMGERVKCKLMAYILEEKDVLILDEPTNHLDLPSREQLEKTLSQYNGTLIIVSHDRYFLEQTTSSKLIIGNGTVQRQWTESPKRDRDNKEELRLKLETERQEVLGKLSFMTPKDKEYAELDRKFLELTKQMKEL
- a CDS encoding DUF5316 family protein, whose protein sequence is MFVFFFIIGIISIFIAVTMIGAWPDGRQHRNHHFTETKEDRALNIKISMIAFLIGVVSLAIAGIINYFTN